From the Clostridiales bacterium FE2011 genome, one window contains:
- a CDS encoding class I SAM-dependent methyltransferase, with protein sequence MNQNDSLKWYQDHTEEFIARTADVDMTAHYSRFLEQVAPGGHILDLGCGAGKASLYFTQKGYQVLAVDGCKELCDFTRKRVGCPVRHMFFEELDYTDTFDAVWACASLLHVCKADLPDIFRRIHRALKPGGVFYASFKYGTEEREKNGRLFSDFTEESLRALTDEVGGFRITDMWLTHDARPERQDESWVNMFCIAEKAE encoded by the coding sequence ATGAACCAGAACGACTCACTGAAATGGTATCAGGATCACACCGAAGAGTTTATCGCCCGCACTGCGGACGTGGATATGACCGCGCATTACAGCCGTTTCCTGGAGCAGGTTGCCCCGGGCGGACACATCCTGGATCTCGGCTGCGGCGCCGGCAAAGCCTCCCTGTATTTCACACAGAAAGGCTATCAGGTGCTGGCTGTGGACGGCTGCAAGGAGCTGTGCGATTTCACCCGGAAGCGCGTCGGCTGCCCTGTCCGGCATATGTTCTTTGAAGAGCTGGACTACACCGACACCTTTGACGCGGTCTGGGCCTGCGCTTCCCTGCTGCACGTGTGCAAAGCCGACCTGCCCGACATTTTCCGCCGCATTCACCGCGCCCTGAAGCCGGGCGGCGTCTTCTACGCCTCCTTCAAATACGGAACGGAAGAGCGGGAAAAGAACGGCAGGCTCTTCTCCGACTTCACGGAGGAATCCCTCCGCGCCCTGACGGATGAAGTCGGCGGTTTCCGGATCACGGACATGTGGCTGACCCATGACGCCCGTCCGGAACGCCAGGATGAGAGCTGGGTCAACATGTTCTGCATTGCTGAGAAAGCCGAATGA
- a CDS encoding YjjG family noncanonical pyrimidine nucleotidase produces MKFTTILWDVDGTLLDFKAAEKAAVQALFREFGLGECTDEMVRHYSRINEVFWERLERNELTKPQILVGRFAQFFTEIGVPASLAPAFNDRYQLALGDTIVFRDDSINIVRSLRGKVKQYAVTNGTVAAQNKKLTHSGLKDLLDGAFLSEGVGAEKPNMGFFNAVFDVLRPTDLSKILIVGDSLTSDIRGGNNAGIKTCWYNPDRLPARPGYAIDYTISDLHEVLEILQN; encoded by the coding sequence ATGAAATTCACAACCATTCTCTGGGATGTGGACGGCACCCTCCTGGATTTCAAGGCCGCCGAGAAAGCGGCTGTCCAGGCCCTGTTCCGGGAATTCGGCCTTGGCGAATGTACGGATGAAATGGTGCGGCACTACTCACGAATCAACGAAGTTTTCTGGGAGCGGCTGGAGCGGAACGAGCTCACCAAGCCCCAGATCCTGGTAGGCCGGTTTGCGCAGTTCTTCACCGAGATCGGCGTTCCCGCCTCCCTGGCGCCGGCGTTCAATGACCGGTACCAGCTTGCCCTGGGTGACACCATCGTCTTCCGGGATGACAGCATCAATATCGTCCGGTCCCTCCGGGGCAAAGTGAAGCAGTATGCCGTCACCAACGGAACCGTGGCCGCCCAGAATAAAAAACTGACTCATTCCGGCTTGAAGGATCTGTTGGACGGTGCCTTCCTTTCTGAAGGCGTGGGCGCTGAAAAGCCCAACATGGGCTTCTTCAATGCTGTGTTTGATGTCCTCCGGCCCACGGATCTGTCAAAGATCCTGATCGTCGGTGATTCCCTCACCAGCGATATCCGCGGCGGCAACAACGCCGGTATCAAAACCTGCTGGTATAACCCGGACCGTCTGCCCGCAAGACCAGGTTATGCCATCGACTACACCATCTCCGACCTCCACGAGGTGCTGGAAATACTCCAAAACTGA
- a CDS encoding metallophosphoesterase produces MIYITGDTHGDFSRLFAFCQRFETTREDIMIILGDAGFNFFGGQRDANSKHNVSELPITVFSIHGNHEMRPATLPSYRVAEWHGGKVYVEDAYPNLLFAMDGEVYDLGGIQTVVIGGAYSVDKFYRLANGWNWWADEQPSDAIKQKVESTLAARNWQVDAVLSHTTPLKYVPTEVFLTFIDQRVVDKTTEIWLDSIDDRLTYRHWYAGHFHTEKDIDKLTLLFGSIREFKA; encoded by the coding sequence ATGATTTACATTACCGGAGATACGCACGGCGATTTCAGCCGCCTTTTTGCATTCTGCCAGCGTTTTGAAACCACCCGGGAGGATATCATGATCATCCTGGGCGACGCCGGCTTCAACTTCTTCGGCGGACAGCGGGATGCCAACAGCAAGCACAATGTTTCCGAGCTGCCGATCACGGTCTTCTCCATTCACGGTAATCATGAGATGCGCCCGGCCACCCTGCCCTCCTACCGCGTTGCCGAATGGCACGGCGGTAAAGTCTATGTGGAGGACGCTTACCCGAACCTGCTCTTTGCCATGGACGGCGAGGTCTACGATCTGGGCGGCATCCAGACCGTGGTCATCGGCGGCGCCTACAGCGTGGACAAGTTCTACCGCCTGGCCAACGGCTGGAACTGGTGGGCGGATGAGCAGCCGTCCGACGCCATCAAACAGAAGGTGGAAAGCACCCTGGCCGCCCGGAACTGGCAGGTGGACGCGGTACTGTCCCACACCACGCCGCTCAAATATGTGCCCACGGAGGTATTCCTCACCTTCATTGACCAGCGCGTGGTGGACAAGACCACCGAGATCTGGCTGGACAGCATTGATGATCGGCTGACCTACAGGCACTGGTACGCCGGGCATTTCCATACGGAAAAGGATATCGACAAGCTGACCCTCCTCTTCGGTTCCATCCGGGAATTCAAAGCGTAG